The DNA sequence TCCTCTGTTACAACTTTCGCAGAACTCAAAAACTGACGGGATACATCACGCCCATGAATATCTCCCAAACTGTTCTCGCTTTTCAAAAGGCTTAACATCGTCGGTCCAAAGTCAGCTGTTGTCATTGCAGAATGAATTACCTTCCCCTCTTTAATCTTCCCCAGATACCGAACGATCAAAGGCGAAATAGCTGAACCTTCATAGGGCGAGCGCTTGTTCAAGCGCCCGTGTTCACCCAACAGGTCGCCGTGGTCTGAAAGAAAAACGACGATGGTATTCTTATCGAGTTCCTGCCGCTCAAGAAATCTCAACAACTTACCGACATTGTCGTCTATCAATCGAACCATGCCAAAATACCCGGCCATATCTTCCTCTTGAAACAATAGATCATTGGTAAGGTCCCCCTCGTTTCCCACGATCCAGTTGGGCGATTCCTCGTTTTTTTCAAAAAGCGTTCTAGGTGATTCGAAATTGAAGTGGTTGTACATCGTATCGTAAGGCGGCCGAACCGTATCCGGCTGATGCGGATCGGGAATACTGAGCATCACACAAAACGGCTCATCCTTGTTCCTTTCCATAAACTCAATAGTTCGGTCCGTTAAGAAATCGGTTGGATAAGTCTCCTCGTCAGCATCACCCAAATCGTAGGTAGGTTCACCATTCTTACCTATGGGTGTATTCACCCGCGGTCCGTTCGGTGTATCTTCCATATTTTTCCAATGCCCGCGGTTATACATGTAACGATTATCCTCCCAACCAAACTTTCGTTCAGGTGCCCAACCAGGTTTCGCTGTGCCTTCCAAATGCCATTTTCCGAAATATCCGGTTTTATAACCTTGCCGGCTCAAAACCTCGGCGAATGTAAGTATACCGTCTTTTAGGGGACTATCATTTACAGGCACACCGGTGGCATGAGGGTAAAGCCCTGTCATCAAAGAAGCACGGGACGGTCCACACAGAGGAGTCGTACCATAGAAACTGGTACAAATTGCCCCATCCCTGGCCAACGAATCAATATGCGGGGTCTCAACTGCGATTCCTTCCCCCCAGACAAATGCCTGATCCTCCGACAGTAGTTCCCGATAGCAACCCAATGTCCGAAAATTGTGTTCGTCGGTGCAAATAATCAAGAGGTTAGGCCTGTCTCCTCCGAAAACCAGCAGTGGAGTAACAATGATCCACAGAACAAAATTGAGGCACTTTATTTTCAGGACTTTAAGCATCATACAATTCGAGAGATTAGTGCAGTTAAAAACAGTTCGTTTTCAGAAGCAATGAGGAAGGTGCGAAAAACTTCCTCCAAGCAGAAAGAACTTCCAGGCAGAGTAGTCAAATAGTTGACACTACCCAATTTCCCACCACAAATTGCGGATCTCCCATTCCCAACAATCAAAACCATTTCTTCTCTTACGTGACCCAATCTGATTACTCAACCGACCCTGACCACCAGGCCAGTTCATTTGGCGAATACGAACGCGAACCTGTACCTGAATCACAGTTGAAGGGGGCCAACAAGTTTTGGGGCATGTATGCCGGAGAGCACTG is a window from the Verrucomicrobiota bacterium genome containing:
- a CDS encoding sulfatase; this encodes MMLKVLKIKCLNFVLWIIVTPLLVFGGDRPNLLIICTDEHNFRTLGCYRELLSEDQAFVWGEGIAVETPHIDSLARDGAICTSFYGTTPLCGPSRASLMTGLYPHATGVPVNDSPLKDGILTFAEVLSRQGYKTGYFGKWHLEGTAKPGWAPERKFGWEDNRYMYNRGHWKNMEDTPNGPRVNTPIGKNGEPTYDLGDADEETYPTDFLTDRTIEFMERNKDEPFCVMLSIPDPHQPDTVRPPYDTMYNHFNFESPRTLFEKNEESPNWIVGNEGDLTNDLLFQEEDMAGYFGMVRLIDDNVGKLLRFLERQELDKNTIVVFLSDHGDLLGEHGRLNKRSPYEGSAISPLIVRYLGKIKEGKVIHSAMTTADFGPTMLSLLKSENSLGDIHGRDVSRQFLSSAKVVTEEEVVYLRGVMGPLGPPPYWLAAIDYRYKLVISKSEPPWLIDLDKDPDELINFYSRQREIALDLSGKLKQLLIKTADTALNDPELMRWLEN